The DNA region ACGCTGCCGTAATACGGGCACAAGACGATCTGAGTATGGAACGGCATTTCCCACGTTTAGCAGCCCACTATGAGGATGTTTGCAAGAAAAAGCTCTTTCATTCGAACAACTAAGCTGACACGTTGAAACAAATAACGCTCTTGATGCGAAGACGTGTCTCCATAAACGAGTGATATGTATGATACAGTTTGAAGGAAAAGATCGTACAGTTCTGGCTTGGATTCCAGCCCGCGGTGGTTCCAAAGGAGTCCCCCGTAAAGCCTTGCGAAATCTGGGAGGCAAGCCGATTATTGCCTATACCATCGAGGCGGCACTCGAAATCACGGGAGTGGACAAAGTTCTCGTCAACACCGATGATGAAGAAATAAGGGAAGTAAGCCTCAAGTTTGGTGCCGAAGTCCCGTTTTTACGTCCTCAAGAGCTTGCCCAGGATGATTCAAATCTGGGCCACGTTGTCCACCATATGAATGTGTGGCTGGAAGAACACGAAAATTTTAGAAGCGATATCGGTATCGGCATGAGTCCAACGTACCCTTTTCGCAAACGTCATCGTATCAATGACGCCATCGCTCTGGCTTACGCGGACAGGACTGTAGGTAATGTACGCAGTGTCATCAGAAGTAAAATACATGGCGAGAACTATTGGACACAGCATAACGGTCTTGTAGAACCATTTCTTTTTAATAAAATGGAGTGCAACCCAAGGGCAGACCGATTTATCAATCTCTTCGCATTCAATATTATCTTCAACTATAGATATCATGCATACAGCGATTGTCGATTCAGCATGCCTGATCCATATGAGATAACGACAATGGAAGCTATTGATATAGATACCATTGAAGATTTTACTTTGGCCAGAATCATTGCAGAAAGAGGCCTTTTCTCCTATGAATGAAACGCATCACAAAGAACATATAGCCTCTGATAACGTAGAGGAAATCATTTTTCTCGGTAAAATATTTCGTGAGTATATTGTATGTGATTTTCCGAGAATGATTGTCCACCAAGATTATCCACTGCTACGTCATTATGATATCGAAAAATTTCAAAAAGCAACATGCACGTCATCTCTTCCCGTTGTTTCTGGATGTAAAGTCAAACTAGATTATCACCCATACAGACTTCTTTGGAAAACACAGAGTAAGCAACTCTGCTATTGTGTGGACGTCGATACTTCTATCAGAGGAACACGACAACAATATCCGCATGTTTTTACCTTCATACCAGCGCTCCTTTTTATCCCGGCAGGCATTGCATTTCCTCAATCAATGCATCATCCCGATCTTACGATGTATGTCATTGAACGAAAAAAACTCCTTGATGCCACGGATGAGATAGAAAGTCTGCAAATCCAATGCATCACCCAAGCGCACGATCAAGACTGAGCCACGAGGGAAAACGACGTGATTTTTGTTGATGGACAACCACAAACTGTTATGGCCTGGATTCCGGCCAGGGGTGGGTCGAAAGGGCTTCCTAGAAAAGCCTTACTTGACCTGCAAGGCCTTCCCGTCATTGCCCACACCATCAAGGCCGCTCTGGATGCCAAATATGTGGATAGAGTGCTCGTCAATACGGATGATGAAGAGATACGGCAGGTCAGTATCGCCCATGGAGCGGAGGTTCCTTTTCTGAGACCGGCGAAGATGGCCGAGGACGATTCGCCCTTAGAAGAGGCACTTCAATTTCAATACGATTGGCTCAAACGCGAGGAAGGCGCCATACCGGGGATCATGATCGGCATGAGCCCTACACACCCGTTCAGATGTCATGGCAGACTCGATTCTGCCCTTGAAAAAGCGGCCTCCGACGCCAACATAATGAATGTTCGTGGAGTGGCCCCGTGTATTTCCTGCTTGGAAAACTACTGGATACCCACAACAGGCAAAAAAGTTGCGCCCTTTTGGGATGGGGAAATTCAAAAAGATTGTACTACCGTTTTTCAAAATCTTTTTTCATACAATATCGTCTTAGAGTGCCGAATACATCTCGACACACATCCCATTTTCGGGCGGCCCGTTGCATCGCACCTGACGCAACTTGAGACGATAGACCTTGATGACCCTCATGATATGGCGCTGGCTCGATTGATTGCCGCCAAAAAAAACTTGCTGGACACTGCATGTTTTGCTCCCCAGCCAGATATACCGTCAGACTCTCTGGTCCCAATTTATGGAAAACTTTTCCAGAAGAACGACAATACACAGCAAGCACAAGTTTTGGTGCATAAAGATTACCCTCTTATAGACGAAGAGGACGTAAGCGCCTTCACAGAGGCGACACAAGGCAGCAGCAATGTGGTGATTTCAGGATGTGATGTTGATGAAGACATTCACCCCTTTCGCTTGCTGAAACAAGATGAGCATGGCTATTTGCGTTATCTTGTTGATCTCCCCAACGAAATACGTGGAAAACGACAACACTACCCCACAATACGACGCTTTGTTCCTGCCCTTGTGTATCTTCCCCCAGGAACCAGCCTAGACGACCTGGCTCGACATTCCCCGGATATGTGGCTCTTGCCCAAAGAAAAACTTCTGGATGTAACGAACGAACTGGAACAGCTCTGTATTGAGATTACCCGCACCGCCATGTGATTTCATGTTGATGGTGCTATCTCAACAGGCGAGCCTGACAGAACGTTCGACTCTGGTTCCTATGAAGAACTGGCCCCAGAAACATCGCTGCAACATTCTTAGGAATGCGATGCGGAGAGACAGGGCGTAATAGAGTAATAAATAATGTGGAGACACCAAATGAATGGGCAAGTAATATATCACCTTAAGTCCATGCCGTACGGTGCAGAGGTACTCATTTATGGTACCGGGGGAGCTGGCGCTGAATTATTCGAGCACATACAGCGTGAACGTCAAGATATAACGGTGCTTGCTTTTGTTGATACGTATAAAGAAAGTGGAAATCATTGTAAAAAAGCAATCATCAATGTGGATAAGATTAATCAGTGTTATTATGGAAAGTATATCTTAATCGCTTCAGTGTATTTTAGAGAAATCTCAAACGAATTATTAAAGAGAGGAATTGAAAATTTCAGTATATACGCTGATTGCAGCGAAGACGACGAGTATTATTCTGGAATGTGCAAGGTTGCTCTGAAAGTTGAAAGCAATATCGTTCATTTTAACAATGAACTTCCTGATATAAAAACATTAAGAGAATCGACATTAATCTGTAATTTCCCTGTAAGTGTTGAATCTTCAAAAAGAATCTCAGTACGGTTGGGTCTTGAAGAAGGCATGTATGCAGCGACCAACATATTAGACAAATCATTTTCGCAGATAGACAAGGTTCTTTCTTCTGCTTCCTTGGATGTCATCAATGTGATCGATGTTGAGGGCGACCAAAAACACTTGGTTAAACTTCTTGTATATTTATCTGAGTTGAAAATTGGTTCTATTGTCGTTTGGAAACAGCCAAGCAAAATTAAATCAATAGTATCAATGTATAAATTTGGAATAACATATTTATCAATTCCAAAATGTGGATCTTCATCCATCATCGATCTCTTGCGAACGAATTTTGAAGACTCTTTCGATGAATCTTGCAAAGAACACCAAGTGCAGGAGCATTCTCTCCTCTTTCATGCTGATGTTACAGGCGAGCGCTTCAAAGGGCATCATTTCTTCACTGTGACACGTAACCCCTATACTCGCTTGGCCTCGCTCTACAACAGCAGAGTAAAGCCGGGACAGTACTTTTCCCCTGCCCTCATGAAAAATTATGGGGATGATTCATTTAAAACGTTCGTCCGTTTTGTCTCAAGTTGCCCTGACGCCATTGCCGAGCGCCATTTCCAGTCTCAAGCATATTTCCTCACCATTGAAGACGGCGTGCTTCTCGACGCTGAGATTATTCACCTTGAGGAAAACAGCCACTTACAGACCTTTTTGTCCGAGTATGTTCCCACAGTTCGCATGTCCCAACACAACAGGTCACGAAAGAAAGGCCAGGATTATATTGCTCAGTATTATACCCCTGAGCTTATTAGGCTGGTAAATCAACGCTATGCAACAGATTTTGAAATCTGCAAGTATCCAATGCATTGATATTCCAAGTGAAAACAGTAAATAAAATTATCTTCTTCAATTATTTCATTCTAAGATATTGATAGAGGGTTTCGCGACTAATACCAAATTCACGGGCCAGTTGCGCCTTTTTCTCTCCAGTTGCGACGCGCTGACGAAGCTCGTTCACGCGATCCGGCGTCAGCGCCTTTTTACGGCCTCGATAGACTCCGCGCTGTTTGGCGAGTGCTATTCCTTCACGCTGGCGCTCGCGAATCAATGCCCGCTCAAATTCGGCAAATGCACCGATAACCGAAAGCATTAAATTTGCCATCGGCGTATCTTCACCGGTAAAGTTCAAGCACTCCTTCAAGAA from Desulfovibrio inopinatus DSM 10711 includes:
- a CDS encoding cytidylyltransferase domain-containing protein; translated protein: MIQFEGKDRTVLAWIPARGGSKGVPRKALRNLGGKPIIAYTIEAALEITGVDKVLVNTDDEEIREVSLKFGAEVPFLRPQELAQDDSNLGHVVHHMNVWLEEHENFRSDIGIGMSPTYPFRKRHRINDAIALAYADRTVGNVRSVIRSKIHGENYWTQHNGLVEPFLFNKMECNPRADRFINLFAFNIIFNYRYHAYSDCRFSMPDPYEITTMEAIDIDTIEDFTLARIIAERGLFSYE
- a CDS encoding cytidylyltransferase domain-containing protein, whose translation is MIFVDGQPQTVMAWIPARGGSKGLPRKALLDLQGLPVIAHTIKAALDAKYVDRVLVNTDDEEIRQVSIAHGAEVPFLRPAKMAEDDSPLEEALQFQYDWLKREEGAIPGIMIGMSPTHPFRCHGRLDSALEKAASDANIMNVRGVAPCISCLENYWIPTTGKKVAPFWDGEIQKDCTTVFQNLFSYNIVLECRIHLDTHPIFGRPVASHLTQLETIDLDDPHDMALARLIAAKKNLLDTACFAPQPDIPSDSLVPIYGKLFQKNDNTQQAQVLVHKDYPLIDEEDVSAFTEATQGSSNVVISGCDVDEDIHPFRLLKQDEHGYLRYLVDLPNEIRGKRQHYPTIRRFVPALVYLPPGTSLDDLARHSPDMWLLPKEKLLDVTNELEQLCIEITRTAM
- a CDS encoding sulfotransferase family 2 domain-containing protein encodes the protein MNGQVIYHLKSMPYGAEVLIYGTGGAGAELFEHIQRERQDITVLAFVDTYKESGNHCKKAIINVDKINQCYYGKYILIASVYFREISNELLKRGIENFSIYADCSEDDEYYSGMCKVALKVESNIVHFNNELPDIKTLRESTLICNFPVSVESSKRISVRLGLEEGMYAATNILDKSFSQIDKVLSSASLDVINVIDVEGDQKHLVKLLVYLSELKIGSIVVWKQPSKIKSIVSMYKFGITYLSIPKCGSSSIIDLLRTNFEDSFDESCKEHQVQEHSLLFHADVTGERFKGHHFFTVTRNPYTRLASLYNSRVKPGQYFSPALMKNYGDDSFKTFVRFVSSCPDAIAERHFQSQAYFLTIEDGVLLDAEIIHLEENSHLQTFLSEYVPTVRMSQHNRSRKKGQDYIAQYYTPELIRLVNQRYATDFEICKYPMH
- a CDS encoding recombinase family protein translates to MQGQRIGYIRVSSIDQNPERQLENVHVDKVFTDKASGKDTQRPQLDALLDFVREGDTVVVHSMDRLARNVDDLRRLVQKLTCRGIRIEFLKECLNFTGEDTPMANLMLSVIGAFAEFERALIRERQREGIALAKQRGVYRGRKKALTPDRVNELRQRVATGEKKAQLAREFGISRETLYQYLRMK